Proteins encoded together in one Plasmodium brasilianum strain Bolivian I chromosome 6, whole genome shotgun sequence window:
- a CDS encoding skeleton-binding protein 1 has product MSLRETTHVPQTTVAKDVNLNSLDLAEDRIPQTNEIGAHRTTNIGELSNQVADHANQVTEHANQVTERANQVNEQVRQVAEQVREVAEQVRQAPNVQAPVSSNLAPSEAASTSTEVTAEPLHNTTVEGAPELPSSEKIEPPPNLDELFSEESIRKLRESIENSPCYKRRVALYQQQQQQQQQQQQLASTQTLNLGPSSSMISPLFKLQFFASYANGVMHYIQNHYVALIVVFLLMLNAYFLINYFKNTPQKGKKKAKKVEKSKKCAKEKQEENDDI; this is encoded by the exons atgagtCTACGAGAAACTACCCACGTTCCACAAACAACTGTTGCAAAAGACGTAAATCTCAATTCGTTAGATTTAGCCGAAGATAGAATTCCTCAAACGAATGAAATAGGGGCGCATAGAACTACAAATATCGGTGAATTATCAAATCAAGTGGCTGACCATGCTAATCAAGTAACTGAACATGCTAATCAAGTAACTGAACGTGCTAATCAAGTAAATGAACAAGTTCGTCAAGTAGCTGAACAAGTTCGTGAAGTAGCTGAACAAGTTCGTCAAGCACCAAATGTTCAAGCTCCTGTTTCAAGTAATTTAGCTCCTTCAGAAGCAGCATCTACATCTACTGAAGTAACTGCCGAACCATTACATAATACTACTGTAGAGGGTGCTCCAGAATTACCATCATCAGAAAAAATTGAACCCCCACCCAATTTAGATGAATTATTTAGTGAAGAGTCTATTAGAAAATTAAGAGAATCCATAGAAAATTCTCCTTGTTATAAACGTAGAGTGGCTTTATATCAGCAGCAGCagcaacaacaacaacaacaacagcAACTTGCTAGTACACAAACATTGAATCTTGGTCCATCGTCATCAATGATATCTCCTTTATTTAAGTTACAATTTTTTGCATCATATGCTAATGGAGTTATGCATTATATTCAAAATCATTATGTAGCACTTATagtagtttttttattaatgcttaatgcatattttttaataaattatttcaaaaacaCACCACAAAAAGGG aaaaaaaaagcgaaaaaGGTGGAAAAATCCAAAAAATGtgcaaaagaaaaacaagaGGAGAATGATGATATATAA
- a CDS encoding tryptophan-rich protein — protein MEPNKNVRDLITQRSYFSSLTTEIRKHILLNMNTKSFVSRLSTVVFFLFFVLLLNNISASSSAQNNRSEYEPNNLMDFWKGAIEETETLKNCAWQNWMMRLESDWEQFNASMNIRKDEWLKETEAEWDEWIKSIKNKWMNCNEYMDVEIKSDILSKSSTWNETQWKEWIHTEGKQLMVADFENWIKEKESLLDFRLISEWVQWKNDKIMTWLMSDWKSEENNYWSHWENETWPKWFNISEWKRWLKWKERVAREGQQWMNWIQLKENVYISGEGYKWSEWKKEKKIVFEKCTKSLIDEWINNKKWMLLTEKSNKTDAQE, from the exons atggAGCCGAATAAGAATGTGCGCGATTTAATTACCCAGagatcatatttttcatctttGACTACAGAAATTAGAAAGcacatattattaaatatgaacaCAAAATCCTTTGTTTCACGTTTATCAACTgttgtattttttctatttttcgtTCTTctcttaaataatatttctgcA tctTCAAGTGCACAAAATAACCGAAGTGAATATGAACCAAATAATTTAATGGATTTTTGGAAAGGTGCAATAGAAGAAACAGAAACACTAAAAAATTGTGCATGGCAAAATTGGATGATGAGGTTGGAGTCAGACTGGGAACAATTTAATGCATCCATGAATATTAGAAAAGACGAATGGCTTAAAGAAACAGAAGCTGAATGGGATGAATGGATAAAatccataaaaaataaatggatGAATTGTAATGAATATATGGATGTAGAAATTAAATCTgatattttatcaaaatcTTCAACATGGAATGAAACTCAGTGGAAAGAATGGATACACACTGAAGGAAAACAACTTATGGTAGCAGATTTTGAAAATTggattaaagaaaaagaatcaTTATTAGATTTTCGGTTAATATCGGAATGGGTGCAATGGAAAAACGATAAAATTATGACATGGTTAATGAGTGATTGGAAAtctgaagaaaataattattggTCACATTGGGAAAATGAGACATGGCCTAAATGGTTTAATATATCAGAATGGAAACGTTGGCTCAAATGGAAAGAGAGAGTTGCTAGAGAAGGACAACAATGGATGAATTGGATCCAGCTTaaagaaaatgtatatatatccgGTGAAGGGTATAAATGGTCagaatggaaaaaagaaaagaaaattgttTTTGAGAAATGTACAAAATCCCTTATTGACGAATggataaataataagaagTGGATGTTGTTGACTGAgaaaagtaataaaacaGATGCCCAagaataa